Proteins encoded in a region of the Mycobacterium branderi genome:
- a CDS encoding SDR family oxidoreductase, translated as MGDPRSVVITGASRGLGFASAVRLYGEGWRVVAAMRTPDLGIPLLREATGAGDDDDRLIGVQLDLLDSASITAAAKAIEEAVGTPYALVHNAGISAAGMVEETDMSLWQRLFATSVLGPVALTQALLPSMRAAGEGRIVLVSSVAGVRGQPATAPYSAAKGALERWGESMACEIAPFGLGVTVLVAGAYDTEIITDAGTTDDRDLAGPYARLHHTMNTRGRFAMRLARPPERFTDGLLKALDDRAPFRRRGVGPDASMLLALNRVLPSSGMHHLSRIVLGIPRQGSMRGGAWPLTASQKAMVWAARVLPAPLLRRLAPKEQ; from the coding sequence ATGGGTGATCCGCGCAGCGTCGTCATCACCGGTGCATCGCGCGGGCTGGGATTCGCATCGGCCGTGCGCTTGTATGGCGAGGGGTGGCGGGTGGTCGCGGCGATGCGGACACCCGACTTGGGGATTCCGCTTCTACGAGAGGCGACGGGGGCCGGCGACGACGACGACCGGTTGATCGGAGTGCAGTTGGACTTGTTGGACAGCGCCTCGATCACCGCTGCGGCCAAGGCGATTGAAGAGGCCGTCGGGACGCCCTACGCGCTTGTGCACAACGCCGGGATCTCCGCCGCCGGAATGGTGGAGGAGACCGATATGTCGTTGTGGCAGAGGCTATTCGCCACTAGCGTCCTCGGTCCCGTCGCGTTGACTCAGGCTCTGCTTCCGTCGATGCGAGCGGCGGGCGAGGGACGCATCGTGCTGGTTTCCAGCGTGGCCGGGGTACGTGGTCAGCCCGCCACTGCGCCGTATTCGGCAGCCAAGGGAGCATTGGAGCGCTGGGGTGAGTCGATGGCGTGCGAGATCGCGCCGTTCGGCCTCGGTGTCACCGTCTTGGTCGCCGGCGCCTATGACACCGAGATCATCACCGACGCGGGCACCACGGACGACCGCGACTTAGCCGGCCCGTACGCCCGGCTGCATCACACGATGAACACGCGCGGACGGTTCGCCATGCGCCTTGCCAGACCACCGGAGCGGTTCACCGACGGCCTGCTCAAGGCGCTGGACGACCGGGCGCCGTTCCGTCGCCGCGGTGTGGGCCCGGATGCTTCGATGCTGTTGGCTCTCAACAGGGTTCTTCCGTCGTCGGGTATGCACCACCTGTCGCGGATCGTGCTCGGCATACCCAGGCAGGGATCAATGCGGGGCGGGGCATGGCCATTGACAGCGAGCCAAAAGGCCATGGTCTGGGCCGCACGCGTTCTTCCGGCACCGCTGTTACGGCGCTTGGCACCAAAGGAGCAGTGA
- a CDS encoding ABC transporter substrate-binding protein gives MSYESTAEPIKIGYLMDFRLPEGFPKTYFEDLTQPFDLVFKQAGEQGLLDRPIEIIYREVEGLPKGSVKAVIDAYGELCDEGCLAVFGPNITDNVVPTREAIEERFKVPAISVTGSDAALGEWVFSFPMGSLTDEPIFWSDLLAKGGHTEVGVLVEQSLVGKTYLENFRKACQRKGIRIVAEAAIAQTAQDVSEAVRIVHDAKPSALVHCGFGFGIVFINPALEALDWNPPRFTSTAFQNAWLNPIMWNGFMGWTGVDQYDEGNMVGQKFLDEYHQAYGRRPEWCVPVVNRDVAMTLVRALSDAHPLSPRGVKEALERVKMMPAASGAPGTRVSFGNWTRRAWMGAGYLVARKLDPDGVNSHLVDRFGEE, from the coding sequence CAGGTTGCCTGAAGGTTTTCCGAAGACGTACTTCGAGGACCTGACGCAGCCGTTCGACCTCGTCTTCAAGCAAGCAGGCGAACAAGGCCTGCTCGACCGACCCATCGAGATCATCTACCGCGAGGTGGAAGGTCTGCCGAAGGGATCGGTCAAGGCGGTCATCGACGCCTACGGCGAACTGTGCGACGAGGGATGCCTGGCCGTCTTCGGCCCGAACATCACCGACAACGTCGTGCCCACCCGGGAAGCCATCGAGGAACGCTTCAAGGTCCCGGCCATCAGCGTCACCGGATCCGATGCGGCGCTGGGAGAGTGGGTCTTCTCGTTCCCGATGGGGTCGCTGACCGACGAGCCGATCTTCTGGTCGGACTTGCTTGCCAAAGGCGGGCACACTGAGGTGGGCGTTCTAGTCGAACAATCGCTGGTCGGCAAGACTTATCTGGAGAACTTCCGTAAAGCCTGCCAGCGCAAAGGTATTCGCATCGTTGCCGAGGCGGCCATCGCGCAGACGGCGCAAGATGTCAGCGAGGCCGTCCGAATCGTTCACGACGCCAAGCCGAGCGCGCTGGTGCACTGCGGCTTCGGGTTCGGGATTGTCTTCATCAATCCGGCACTCGAGGCGCTGGACTGGAATCCACCGCGTTTCACCAGCACCGCGTTCCAAAACGCCTGGCTCAACCCGATCATGTGGAACGGGTTCATGGGTTGGACCGGCGTGGACCAGTACGACGAGGGCAACATGGTCGGGCAGAAGTTCCTCGACGAATACCACCAGGCCTACGGCCGCCGCCCGGAATGGTGTGTGCCCGTTGTCAACCGCGACGTCGCGATGACGTTGGTGCGCGCATTGAGCGACGCGCATCCGCTGAGCCCGCGCGGGGTCAAGGAGGCCCTCGAGCGGGTGAAGATGATGCCCGCCGCCTCCGGCGCACCGGGTACCCGCGTGTCGTTCGGGAACTGGACCCGGCGGGCCTGGATGGGTGCCGGCTACCTGGTGGCGCGCAAGCTCGATCCCGACGGCGTCAACTCCCATCTCGTCGACCGCTTCGGAGAGGAATAG
- a CDS encoding spirocyclase AveC family protein, with product MTAEQTTPSATAPTVEPRRGSPWTWVWVVAALSVLGFFLANARTGLESDRVRNPAVTGTPRPVQVLFGFQHWLGLLEAFTVVVMALIAVTYVIAWRRHPYHPVLLMGIVTTLIVWQDPIMNWAPFAVYNPQLHHLPEDWPLVSLSPTVEPLLVLGYIMFYLGPYFPGIWLLRRIQARRPVDSFVWRHPLISLAICILPFGMALDAALEITLVQTGMYIYSQVPIGSIFVGQTHQFPFIIEILAVNFVMVPAGVLLYRDDTGRTAAEKLAQRAKIFASRPTLGMFVVMLVLINVGYFCYGGTFALVKMAHLSRTVACPWPYPEAKIYDPQGFYEKEGQPGPYSVGIWSTWLSGQPNGRPNVELPADGGRCGPGNG from the coding sequence ATGACTGCTGAACAGACAACACCTTCGGCGACAGCTCCGACCGTCGAGCCCAGACGAGGATCGCCCTGGACCTGGGTATGGGTAGTAGCCGCGCTAAGTGTGCTCGGATTCTTTCTCGCCAATGCCCGCACGGGTTTGGAGTCCGACCGGGTTCGTAATCCGGCGGTCACCGGGACACCGCGACCAGTGCAAGTGCTGTTCGGATTCCAACACTGGCTCGGGCTCCTGGAGGCGTTCACCGTTGTCGTGATGGCTCTCATCGCGGTCACCTACGTGATCGCGTGGCGCCGCCACCCGTATCACCCGGTGCTGTTGATGGGCATCGTCACGACCTTGATCGTCTGGCAGGACCCCATCATGAACTGGGCGCCGTTCGCGGTTTACAACCCGCAGTTGCATCACCTGCCCGAGGACTGGCCACTGGTGTCACTGTCACCGACCGTCGAGCCGTTGTTGGTCCTGGGCTACATCATGTTCTACCTGGGGCCCTACTTTCCGGGCATCTGGCTGCTGCGCCGGATCCAGGCCCGTCGGCCCGTCGATTCATTCGTGTGGCGCCATCCCTTGATCAGCCTGGCGATCTGCATCCTCCCGTTCGGGATGGCGCTGGACGCGGCACTGGAGATCACCCTGGTCCAAACCGGGATGTACATCTATTCCCAGGTCCCGATCGGGTCGATTTTCGTCGGCCAGACCCACCAATTCCCCTTCATCATCGAGATATTGGCGGTCAACTTCGTGATGGTGCCGGCCGGGGTGCTGCTCTACCGCGACGACACCGGCCGCACCGCGGCCGAGAAATTGGCGCAGCGGGCGAAAATCTTCGCCAGCCGTCCCACCCTCGGGATGTTCGTGGTGATGCTGGTCCTGATCAACGTCGGCTACTTCTGCTACGGCGGTACGTTCGCCCTGGTCAAAATGGCCCACCTGTCACGTACCGTCGCCTGCCCCTGGCCGTATCCCGAAGCCAAAATCTATGACCCACAAGGCTTTTACGAAAAAGAAGGCCAACCCGGTCCGTACTCGGTGGGCATCTGGTCGACCTGGTTGAGTGGTCAACCCAACGGACGCCCGAACGTCGAACTACCGGCTGACGGCGGACGGTGCGGGCCGGGCAATGGGTGA